The following proteins are co-located in the Primulina tabacum isolate GXHZ01 chromosome 11, ASM2559414v2, whole genome shotgun sequence genome:
- the LOC142519267 gene encoding pterin-4-alpha-carbinolamine dehydratase 2, mitochondrial isoform X1, with amino-acid sequence MIRTLQCRLTSLSSVHVSSASIPQRLYRAHGRSSILVADIVRGHDVLSSNVGSLNGVRAFCTGQDLSMKKCVPCSLKELRPMTEEAANVLILQVPGWNLVHEGDTLKLHQSWKVKTFVKGMEFLRLVADVAEAEGHHPNLHLIGWNNVEIDIWTHAVGGLTENDYILAAKISRLNLHHLLRITPTNK; translated from the exons ATGATTCGAACGCTTCAATGTCGCCTCACCTCTCTCTCCAGCGTCCAC GTCTCTTCGGCTTCGATTCCGCAAAGGCTTTACAGGGCCCATGGACG CTCGAGTATACTTGTAGCTGATATAGTTCGAGGGCATGATGTACTCTCATCAAATGTAGGAAGTCTAAATGGAGTTAGGGCCTTTTGTACTGGTCAAG ATTTGTCAATGAAAAAGTGTGTGCCATGCAGTTTGAAAGAGCTAAGGCCTATGACAGAGGAAGCAGCCAATGTCTTGATTCTACAG GTTCCAGGATGGAATTTGGTTCATGAAGGTGATACATTGAAGCTGCATCAGTCATGGAAGGTTAAGACTTTTGTGAAAGGAATGGAGTTTCTTCGGCTTGTAGCTGATGTTGCAGAAGCAGAAG GTCATCACCCAAATCTCCATCTTATTGGGTGGAACAATGTAGAGATTGACATATGGACACACGCAGTAG GTGGACTGACAGAGAATGATTATATACTTGCTGCAAAGATCAGCAGACTTAATCTTCACCACCTTCTGCGGATAACACCTACTAATAAGTGA
- the LOC142519267 gene encoding pterin-4-alpha-carbinolamine dehydratase 2, mitochondrial isoform X2, with translation MDDLSMKKCVPCSLKELRPMTEEAANVLILQVPGWNLVHEGDTLKLHQSWKVKTFVKGMEFLRLVADVAEAEGHHPNLHLIGWNNVEIDIWTHAVGGLTENDYILAAKISRLNLHHLLRITPTNK, from the exons ATGGACG ATTTGTCAATGAAAAAGTGTGTGCCATGCAGTTTGAAAGAGCTAAGGCCTATGACAGAGGAAGCAGCCAATGTCTTGATTCTACAG GTTCCAGGATGGAATTTGGTTCATGAAGGTGATACATTGAAGCTGCATCAGTCATGGAAGGTTAAGACTTTTGTGAAAGGAATGGAGTTTCTTCGGCTTGTAGCTGATGTTGCAGAAGCAGAAG GTCATCACCCAAATCTCCATCTTATTGGGTGGAACAATGTAGAGATTGACATATGGACACACGCAGTAG GTGGACTGACAGAGAATGATTATATACTTGCTGCAAAGATCAGCAGACTTAATCTTCACCACCTTCTGCGGATAACACCTACTAATAAGTGA